In Effusibacillus lacus, the genomic window GGATGACCATCACTTGTTTTTGATGGGGATAGATTCAATCTTGCGGGATCAACCCGGCATCGAAGTGGTGGGCCATGCCGGCAACGGGGAGGAAGCGGTTGAGAAGGTGAAGAAACTAAACCCGGATGTTGTATTAATGGACATCAATATGCCGGTGTGCAATGGTATAGAGGCCACCCGTATAATCAAGGGAATGGTGCCTCAAACAGCAATCTTGATGTTAACCGTAAACGACGGGGATGAGGAACTGTTTGAAGCGATCAAGGCGGGGGCCCAGGGGTATCTGCTGAAAAACCTCACGCCTGATGAACTGCTTGCCTGCATACACAACGCAAGCAGAGGTGAAGTAACCATCTCCGGCCAAATTGCGGGAAAGATCTTTCAGTATTTTCGGTCTCACAATATGAACCCGGAAAGAAACGAGAAGGTCAAGGAACAGACGGATCATATACTCACAGCCAGGGAAATCGAGATTCTGCAGCAGGTGATTCGCGGATTGACCAACAAGGAAATCGCCGATCAACTGTGCATATCCGAGAATACGGTCAAGAATCATTTGCGCAATATTATGGAGAAATTGCATCTGCAAAACAGAGTGCAAGCTGCCGCTTATGCACTGAACATAGGCTTGATCACTCTCGATTAAACCTTTTGCCGGCAAGCAACAGCCCTTCATTCCGGTAATCACGGAATGAAGGGCTGTTTTGTTTGGATGGCGAGTTGGTTTCAGGATGCGTTTCGTTCCTTTAGCCAGTTGCCTCCGACACGGATGAAGACATTTTCCAATTCTACCCCTTCAAATTGGGATAATGCTTCTTCCAGCGAATTTGCAACCACGATTTTCATGGGTTGGTTTTTGACGATAACCGCATATTCAAACGGTCCTTTTCCAATACGTTTGGCGGAAGGATTTTGCAGAGGAGGAAGACTCTTCTGAAATAACGCAAAGAGGAGAAATACGGGAATAAAACCGAGTGCAAACATTGTCAAAAATGTCATGGGGGCCACCCTTTCCACGTTCTGTTTTTCGAGTTCATTATAAAACCGGATAGTGGAAAGGAAAATCGTTCCTCT contains:
- a CDS encoding response regulator, with the translated sequence MGNPVKVLLVDDHHLFLMGIDSILRDQPGIEVVGHAGNGEEAVEKVKKLNPDVVLMDINMPVCNGIEATRIIKGMVPQTAILMLTVNDGDEELFEAIKAGAQGYLLKNLTPDELLACIHNASRGEVTISGQIAGKIFQYFRSHNMNPERNEKVKEQTDHILTAREIEILQQVIRGLTNKEIADQLCISENTVKNHLRNIMEKLHLQNRVQAAAYALNIGLITLD